In Ostrea edulis chromosome 4, xbOstEdul1.1, whole genome shotgun sequence, a single window of DNA contains:
- the LOC125669585 gene encoding glycoprotein-N-acetylgalactosamine 3-beta-galactosyltransferase 1-like, with amino-acid sequence MFLSTTRRCQRGVVLAGCFVLCFCILFLDKYSQLVREEGYAFELNGVIEMDHYKHSDVNEVIAIGLSKKIRILCWIMTSPQNLDLKAVAVKNTWGKRCNKVLFFSSKTNTSFPTIGLNTTEGREHLTAKTMQAFRYCYEHYGTQFDWFLKADDDTYIIVENLRYFLSHHDPNSLQYFGHKFKVIVKQGYFSGGAGYILSRKALEKFVIEGLSGSVKCRQDGGAEDAEIGKCMQNLGIKTGESLDVYGRETFHPFNPSAHLRGLYPPWFYNNAASYPKKGLGCCSDYSISFHYMSPPDMFVMDYLLYHLRPYGIIQDVRKTRTFYVKHGRST; translated from the exons ATGTTCCTTTCCACCACCAGACGATGTCAGAGAGGCGTCGTCTTGGCAGGGTGTTTTGTCCTATGCTTTTGTATCTTGTTTTTGGATAAGTATTCTCAGCTTGTAAGAG AGGAGGGGTATGCATTTGAACTCAATGGAGTCATTGAGATGGACCATTACAAACATTCAG ATGTCAATGAAGTAATAGCCATTGGGTTGTCAAAGAAAATTCGCATATTGTGTTGGATTATGACGTCACCACAGAATTTGGACCTGAAAGCAGTTGCTGTAAAAAATACATGGGGAAAGCGATGCAACAAAGTTTTGTTCTTCAGCAGTAAAACAAACACTTCTTTCCCGACCATCGGGCTCAATACAACGGAGGGACGAGAACATCTGACGGCGAAGACCATGCAGGCGTTTCGCTACTGTTACGAACATTACGGAACCCAGTTTGATTGGTTTTTGAAAGCAGACGATGACACTTACATAATTGTAGAGAATCTACGATATTTTCTATCTCACCACGATCCAAATTCCTTGCAATATTTTGGACACAAATTTAAGGTGATAGTGAAACAAGGGTATTTTAGTGGAGGAGCTGGATATATATTGAGCAGGAAAGCTCTAGAAAAATTCGTGATAGAAGGTCTCTCCGGTTCAGTGAAATGCAGACAAGACGGCGGTGCAGAAGACGCAGAAATTGGTAAATGCATGCAGAATCTTGGCATAAAAACTGGAGAATCACTGGATGTTTACGGAAGAGAAACTTTCCACCCGTTTAACCCTAGCGCTCATTTAAGAGGTCTTTACCCTCCCTGGTTTTACAATAACGCAGCCAGCTATCCCAAGAAG GGCCTTGGGTGTTGTAGTGACTACAGTATATCATTTCATTATATGTCGCCTCCTGACATGTTTGTCATGGACTATTTGCTGTACCATTTACGTCCGTACGGAATCATACAGGACGTACGTAAAACACGGACGTTCTACGTAAAACACGGACGTTCTACGTAG